The following are from one region of the Candidatus Latescibacter sp. genome:
- a CDS encoding zinc metallopeptidase encodes MFFWDPTMIFMIPGLILTLWAQAKVSSAYKKYSQVRSRSGVTGAKVARDILDRSGLSKVAVESIPGELTDHYDPSAGVLRLSEGVYGSQSIAALGIAAHEAGHAIQHGERYAALVLRTAIAPAAATGSQLGIWLFMIGMIIPLFAPSIHLKWLLDLGIILFSVAVGFTLITLPVEFNASNRALLVLEKGGYLTRDEIPEARAVLRAAAWTYVAAATTAILTLLRLIILRNQRN; translated from the coding sequence ATGTTCTTTTGGGACCCCACAATGATTTTCATGATTCCGGGGCTTATTCTCACACTCTGGGCGCAGGCGAAAGTATCCTCGGCGTACAAAAAGTACAGCCAGGTACGGTCGCGTTCCGGTGTCACCGGAGCGAAGGTAGCCAGGGACATATTGGATCGCAGCGGGCTTTCCAAGGTCGCTGTCGAGTCTATACCCGGCGAGCTTACCGACCACTACGACCCCAGCGCAGGGGTTCTGCGCCTTTCCGAAGGTGTATACGGTTCGCAGAGCATTGCGGCCCTGGGTATCGCCGCGCATGAAGCCGGCCATGCCATCCAGCACGGCGAACGCTATGCCGCGCTCGTTCTTCGGACAGCGATCGCCCCTGCCGCGGCCACCGGTTCACAGCTCGGCATCTGGCTTTTCATGATCGGTATGATCATTCCCCTGTTTGCTCCAAGTATCCACTTGAAATGGCTTCTGGATCTGGGCATAATTCTTTTCTCGGTGGCGGTTGGATTCACACTCATCACTCTGCCGGTCGAATTCAATGCCTCGAACCGGGCGCTTTTGGTGCTGGAAAAGGGCGGATACCTTACCAGGGATGAAATCCCCGAAGCCCGCGCTGTTCTGAGAGCCGCCGCCTGGACCTATGTCGCCGCCGCAACAACAGCTATTCTCACTCTTCTCCGGCTCATTATTCTTCGTAACCAAAGGAACTGA